The genomic interval CCGACGCCTTTCTTGGCACCGGAGGCGATGTGCGCGGGGGCGGCGGCGGTGTGCTTCGAGGGAGAGGGGCTCGGCTTGGCCTTCGGCGTCGGGGACGGGCTCGGCGACGCGCTCGGAGAGGCCGAGGGCGTGGGGCTCGGGGTGACGCTGACCACCGGAGCGGGCGATGCCACAGCGGTCGTAGAAGAGGAACCCCCGGTCAGCCGGGGCGCGACCAGCGCGGCCACCACGACGACGGCGACCGCCGCCGAACCACCCACGATCTGCTTGCCCATACGACCGGACCGACCGGACCGGCGCCCGTGCCGTCGACGTGTTCCCCGGTGCGCGGAGTGCACAGGTTGGTCCGCCGGTGAGGACGAACCACCCTCCCCCATAAAGGCGTTGAGCACCCGCGCCGGGTCAAGTCCCGTCGGCACGGCCACCAGCGGAAGCCCGCTCAACAGCCGGTCCATCGGCAGCAGCCCCTCATCGAGCCCCTGGCACACCCCGCACCCACGGATGTGCCGGGCAAACCGCTTACGCCACAAGGCACTTGGCGTGCCGTCCCACGTCGAGGCCGTCTCGTCCAGCTCCGTACAGCGCGGCGCGGCCACCAGCGCCCGCACCACCACCCGCGAGACCTCCATCTGCTTCTTCATCCGCTGCACACGGACGGAGGCATGCCGGTCGGAGAGCCCCAACGCACCGGCGAGTTCGGCCCGTTCGAGTTCGCCGGTCTCCTCCAGCCACCACAGGGACAGCAGTTCCTGGTCGTCGGGGTCGAGCCAGCGCGTTGCCTCGACGACCTCACGGCGCTGCTCGGTCAACCCCAGCCGCAGGATGGTCAGTCCGGCGAAGTCGAGCGCGGGGTCGGTGATCGCCTCCGCGTCCTCCAGGTGCGCCCTGCGGTCGCGGTCGGCGGCCCGTATCTGCTCACGGTCCCGTACCTGCCGGATCGTGATGGCCACCAGCCACGACCGGAACGCGGCGGGATCCCGCAGCTTCGGCAGCCCCCGCACCATGCGCAACAGCGTCTCCTGTACGACGTCATCGACATCGGCGTGACCGTTCAGGGCCCGGCCGACGATGTTGTAGACCAGCGGCAGGCACTGCGTCAGCAGGTGATCCAGGGCCTGCCGGTCACCCGCGCACGCGGCCGTCACCACGCCCGCGTCGGGTCCACTCCTGGGCTTCTCGGTCATCTGCGTTCGTTCCTCCGCGTGTGGTCCGGCCGTGGCATCTCTCTGGTTCGGAGACCGCCGACGCGCGCAAGGACTACAGAAAACAGGACAACAAAAGAAATCAGCCGGTCGCGTCCGAATTTATGTTGTCGAGCCCTCGCCGAACAGGTCACCGATAGGCAGGACCGCATCTGGATCACATCTGAACCGCATCCGAAGAGCATCAGGAAGGCGCGAGGACCATGGCACGAGGACGCAGAAGACTCGGCGCGAGCCCACGGCGGCACCGCCGAGGCTGGTGGTACGTCACGGCAGCCGCCGTCGCCACGGCCGCCACCGTGCTGATCGCCTACAGCGTGTGGACGCCGTCCGGAACGGGCGGCACCCGCGCGACGGCCCACCAGGACACGGCCGCGCACCCGACCGTGTCCCGAAGCACGTCGGCTTCGCCTTCACCTTCGTCTTCTCCCAGTCGGAGCGCCTCGGCTTCCCCGTCCCCCAAGACCGCCGCCTCGAAGAAGAGCACAAGCAAGCCCACCGCCAAGGCAGTTGACCCGGCACCGCACCCCTCTACAGCCCCGGTCGGCAAACGCCTGATCACGGTCGTCAACCGCACCCCGAAGACGGTCTGGGCGATCGTCACCAACACGGCCGTCTACCCGAAGGGCCGCCGACTCGCCCCGGGCCAGAGCCTGTCGGTGACCGTGGCGAACAACTGGGGCGGCCGCATCTGGGGCCGCACGGGCTGCACCTCCACGGCCGCCGGCCATTGCGCGACCGGCGACTGCACCAGCGTCTGCGAGGGCGCCAACCCGCCCACCACACTGGGTGAGTTCACGTTCGACGCGTACGCCGGGATGGATTTCTACGACGTGAGCATGGTCGACGGCTCGAACCTGCCGATGTACATCAACATCTCGCACACCACGACCGTCGACCCGGTGAGTTCCTCGGGCTGCTACAAGGGCGTCTGCACCTCGGACGTCGACTGCCCCACCGCGATGCGGGCGGTGTCGGGCGGCCAGGTCGTCGGCTGCAAGCCGCCCTGCGCGGCGTTCGGCGGCGACACGTACTGCTGCCGCGGCGCCTGGGCGGGCCGCGACAACTGCGTCCCCTCGAAGTGGCCGGTCGACTACACCCAGGTCTTCAAGCAGGCGGCCCCCTACGCCTACTCGTACGCCTTCGACGACGGGGCGACGATGCCGTGCAAGGGGGCCTGCTACTACAAGGTCACCTTCGGGACGACCGGGTCGTGACCGTGGTCACTCGCCCTCCGGAGCCAGCCGCAACGAGATGGAGTTGATGCAGTACCGCTGATCGGTCGGCGTCGCATACCCCTCGCCCTCGAAGACATGCCCGAGGTGCGACCCGCACCGGGCACACCTCACCTCGGTGCGGACCATGCCGTGCGAGCGGTCCTGGATCAGTTCGACCGCGTCGGTGTCCTTCGGGTCGTAGAAGCTCGGCCAGCCGCAGTGGGACTCGAACTTCTCGGTGGAGGTGAAGAGTTCGGCGCCACAGGCCCGGCAGGAGTAGACGCCCTTCGTCTTGGTGTCGGTGTACTCACCGACGAAGGCGGGCTCCGTGCCGGCCTGCCGCAGCACGGCGTACTCGGCCGGGTTCAGCTCCGCGCGCCATTCCTCGTCCGGCTTTTCGACGTCGTACGACATGCAGCTCAGCCCCTTACTTCGCGAGACGGTCCAGGATCCGCGGGCCGAGGTCTGTCACATCGCCCGCTCCCATGGTGAGAACCAGATCACCGGGCTTCGCCATTCCCGCGACGGCCTCGGGGACGTCCGCCTTGTCGCGGACCGGCGTCACGTCGGCGCCCGCGGCGCGCGCGGCCTCGATGATCAGGTCACTGGTGATGCCGGGGATCGGGTCCTCGCGGGCCGGGTAGATGTCCAGAACCAGCGACGCGTCCGCGAGGGCGAGGGCCTGGCCCATCTCCTTGCCGAGTTCCTGGGTGCGGGAGAAGAGGTGGGGCTGGAAGACGACCAGCAGCCGCGCGGAGGAGGCCGCCGCGCGCATCGCCTCCAGGTCGGCGGTCATCTCCGTGGGGTGGTGGGCGTACGAGTCGATCACCTGGACGCCGGCCGCCTCGCCCTTGAGCTGGAGGCGCCGCTTCACGCCCGTGTACGCGGCGAGCGCGGGCGCCAGTTCCGCGGCGGGGATGCCGAGCGCGACGCCGGCGGCGAGGGCCGCGACCGCGTTGCTCGCGTAGTGGCGGCCGGGGACCGAGACGGTGAAGGTGAGTTCCTCGCCGCCCAGGACCACGGTCACCTCGCTCTTCAGACCCTGTGCGACGACGGACAGGATGCGTACGTCGGCGTCCTCCGCCTCGCCGTACGTCACCGTCTTCACGGAGTCGGACACCCGTCGGGTCAGCTCCCGCGCGCCCTCGTGGTCCGCCGAGATCACCAGCGTGCCGTCGGGCACGATCCGGTCCGCGAAGGCCTGGAAGGAGTCGTAGATCTCTTCCATGGACGCGTAGTTGGCGTGGTGGTCGAGCTCCACGTTGAGGACGATCGCGACCTCGGGGGCGTACTTGTGGAAGCTGCGGTCCGATTCGTCGGCCTCGGCGACGAAGATCTCGCCGTCGCCGTGCAGCGCGTTCGAACCGGGGGCGTCCAGGTCGCCGCCGATCGCGTACGACGGGTCGAGACCCAGCTCGGTCAGGGAGACCGCGAGCATCGACGTCGTGGTGGTCTTGCCGTGCGTGCCCGCTACGGCGATCGGGCGCAGGCCGTCCATCAGGCGGGCCAGCGCGTCCGAGCGGTGGACGACCGGGATGCCCACCTCGGCCGCGCGGGCCAGCTCGGGGTTGTCCTTGCGGATCGCCGACGACACGACCACGCAGGTGGCGTCGTCGGCGAGGTGCTCCGCGGCGTGTCCGATGTGCACCGTGGCGCCCAGGGAGCGCAGGGCGTCGGCGGTCGGGGAGTCCTTGGCGTCGCTGCCCGCGACCTTCGCCCCGCGCTGCGCGAGGATCTTGGCGATCCCCGACATCCCGGCCCCGCCGATGCCGATGAAGTGCGGTCGGTCCATGGCGGTGGGAAGGCCGGGTGCCATGTGTGTCTCCCTGTGCGTGCGTGCTCGTACGGCTTGATCGCGACTGGTTCGGCGGACGTTCAGCGGCAAGCCTATGCGGTGCCACTGACAATCACCGACACCCGTCGGCCGTCCCGCCGACCGCTACTCCTTGCTGTGCGAGAACAGCTTCAGCACCGGTACGCCGACCTTGTGACGGGCGCGCGAGGCCCAGTCCCGGTGGAAGAACTCCTCCACGTAGTGGGGATCGGTCAGCACGATCACCTCGTCCGCGCCGATCTCGTCCACCAGGGTCTTCAGCGCGTCCAGCGGGTGGTCCTCGATGAGCCGCCCCTGCGCCTCGCTGCCGGCCGCGTGCAGGGCCGTCAGGGACACCTCCAGAGCCTGCGTGCCGAGTGCCGCCGCGTCCTTGCCCTCGGGGGTCTCCCGCTCGTGCGCCGCCTCGTCGAGTTCACCCAGGGCGACGTCGTCGATGGCCCGCAGCAGGCGGTCCGCCTGGTCGCCGCGGGGCTGGAGCAACACGTGGAAGGAGACGGTCTCGTCACCGTGCAAGGTGGTGACGAACTCCACGTCGGCGGACGTAAGGGCCTTCTCGATCATCAGTACGCTTGTGAACACCAGGCGCCCCTTCTCCTTCGAGGACCCGCGGGCCCTCTCTCCTCCGTAGGCCGTCGAGGCCCTGCGGAAACCATCCTGCCCCGTGATCGCACGGGTACTGCCGGATTTAGTGTGCCCGTCGAAAGACAAACGGAACGGATCATTCCGCCCGTTCTCAGGACCGACGGTAGCGACCGAACAGGAACCCGGCCTCTTCCAGCAGGGACACCAGTTCGAAGCGCTGGGGAACCTTAACCGACGGCCCGCCGGAGATCCGCTGCGCCTCCCCCGCCACGAGCATCGGCGACAGGGTCAGACACAGCTCGTCGAGCACCCCGGCGGCCACGAACTGCCCCAGCAGCCGCGGCCCGCCCTCGGTCAGCAACCGGGTGTGCCCCAGTTCGGCGAGCGCCTGTACGGCCCGCGCGGGGTCCACGCCCGCGCCGTCCCCGGCGACCACCACCCGGGCGCCCGCCTTCTCGGCGGCGGCGACCCGGTCCGGCGCCGCCTGGGCGCCCGTCAGGATGAGCGTCGGCACCAGGGGTGCGGCGAAGAGCGGAAGCGAGAAGTCGAGGTCGAGGCTCGCGGTGACGACCGCGATCACGGCGGCGGGCCCCTGCCCGGCACGCGTGCGTGCCGCCGCGAACTCCGCACGCGCGCGGGCGGGCCGGTAGCCCTCCTGGCGTACCGTTTCCGCACCGACGACCACGACATCGGCCAGCGCCCGCAGCGTGCCGAAGATCCGCATGTCCGCGTCGCCGGAGATGGGCTGCGAGCGCCCCTCGTGCTGACCGGCCCCGTCGAGCGTGGACACCATGTTGGCGCGCAGCCAGGGAGCACTGCCGGCGGGGTAGGCGTACGCCTCCGCCAGTTCCCCAAGCCCCCACTCCCGGTCCGCCCCACGCGCATCGGGGGCCCCGTTCGAGGCCTGGGCTGCTGTTTCATCCGTCACAGGGAACAGGCGTCGCATGTCGTGCAGTGTGGCACGCCCCCTAGACTGATGAACCGTGTCATCCTCTTCCGCCGCCTCCGGGATCAGCCCGATAGCAGACGCGGCCCCGCTGTCCCTGTGCACCCGTGAGCCGTACGTCCCCGCGGACCGGCTGGTCGCCGAGATGGTGCCGCCGCCGCGCTTCGACTCGGTGCGCTTCGCCACGTACATCCCGGACCCGAACCAGCCCAGCCAGACCGAGGCGGTCGGCGTCCTGGAGGCCTTCGCCGCCGGACTCGGCGGGGCGCACTCCGCCGGTACCGCCAAGCGCGGCTTCCTGGGCTTCGGCAAGGGCAAGTCGGCCAAGACCCCGGCCGGCCCTCGTGGCGTCTATCTCGACGGCGGCTACGGCGTCGGCAAGACCCACCTCCTGGCCTCCCTCTGGCACGCGACCCCGGCCGAGCCCACGCTCAAGGCCTTCGGGACCTTCGTCGAGTTGACGAACCTGGTCGGCGCGCTCGGCTTCCAGAAGACGGTGCAGACGCTCTCCGGTCACCGGCTGCTGTGCATCGACGAGTTCGAGCTGGACGACCCGGGCGACACCGTCCTCGTGTCGACCCTGCTCGGCAAGCTGGTCGACGCGGGCGTGGCGCTCGCCGCGACCTCCAACACCCTGCCGGGCAAGCTCGGCGAGGGCCGCTTCGCGTCCGTGGACTTCCTGCGCGAGATCCAGGGCCTGTCCGCGCACTTCCGCTCGCTGCGCATCGACGGCGACGACTACCGCCACCGCGGCCTTCCGGAGGCCCCGGCCCCGTTCTCCGACGAGCAGGTGACGAAGGCGGCGTACGCGACCCCGGGCGCCTCCCTCGACGACTTCCCGCACCTGCTCGCGCACCTCGCCAAGGTCCACCCCAGCCGCTACGGCGCCCTCACCGACGACCTCAAGGCCGTCTGCCTCACCGACGTCCAGCCGATACCCGACCAGTCGACGGCGCTGCGGCTCGTCGTCCTCGCGGACCGGCTCTACGACCGTGAAGTGCCCGTCCTGGCCTCGGGGTTGCCCTTCGACCGGCTGTTCAGCGAGGAGATGCTGAACGGCGGCTACCGCAAGAAGTACTTCCGCGCGATCTCCCGCCTCACCGCGCTGGCCCGGGACGCCAAGGGCCTCGTCAAAACCGCTTAGTTCACGCCAGCCCAGGCGCGCTTTTCACGCTCTCTTGCATCGGAAACGCTGCGTTAACCCTGCAAACAACTTCACCGGGTTACCGTGTTACTTGACCAGCCGTTGACCTGGCCTTGGTCTGTACTAGGAACACGAACGGGCTGAAGGGGGGCGCATGTTCCGAGGTAAGACGGCTCGGACCGTCGTGACGCTCCTCACTGCCGTCCTGTTCACCCTTCAGTTCTTCGCATCCATGGAATCCTTCGCACCCGCGCACACAGCGCGTCATGCGGAGGCCAAGGCACAGCCCGGGCTCAAGCTCAGCGGCAAGGCCCTGCGTGCCGAGACGATCACGTTCCGCGACTGCGGCGCCTCCGGGACTCCCACCGTCCCGCTCCGCCTGCGCGACCGATACCGCTCCGCCGACTGCGGACCCGAGACGCCCGAACGCCCGCTCCTGACACAGGATCCGGCCGCCGTACGCACATCTGTGGCGCCCGGCACGGCGCGGCACCGCACATCGAGATCCTCGGCAGCACACACTCCGGCGGCACTTCAGGTCTTCCGCTGCTGAGAGTCCGGCAGGCAGTCAATTCCCCCACGCACACTGTCATGCAAGCCCGACGCGCCCAGAGGGCGCGCCAGGAGGAGCCAACACGCCATGCAGCCCCTCATCGACAACGCCCGTACGTTCGGACAACGCCCTGAGGAGTTCGCCAAACTCGCTGAAGGCCAGTCCCCGCAGGTGCTGTTCATCACCTGCTCCGACTCCAGGGTCGTCCCGGCCCTGATCACGGGCGCCCGCCCCGGCCAGCTCTTCGAGCTGCGCACCGCCGGCAACATCGTCCCGCCGTACGCCTCCGGCAGCCCCACCAGCGAGGAGGCCACCATCGAGTACGCCGTGGAGGTGCTCGGCGTCCAGGACGTCGTCGTCTGCGGCCACTCCCACTGCGGTGCCGTCGGCGCGCTGGTGCGCGGCGACGACCTCGCCGCCGTCCCGGCCGTACGCGACTGGCTCGCGCACGCCGCCGACGACCCCGCCCCGAGCGACACGGACGACCCGACGGTCGCCGGGGCCGTGCAGAACCACGTGCTCGCCCAGTTGCTGCGGCTGCGCTCCTACCCTTGTGTGGAGCGGCGGTTGGCGGACGGACGGCTGCGGGTGCACGGCTGGTACTACGAGGTGCACACCGGTGCCGTGCTCGAACACAGCGCGGACACCGACCAGTTCGAGGCCCTGTGAGTCGCGCCATGAACCTGAGGAAGAACAAGAAGAACAACCCGAAGAAGACCGACGGCACGACCAAGTTCCCTTATCTACGGCAGGACTTCGCGGCCTCGCTCGTGGTGTTCCTGGTCGCGCTCCCGCTCTGCGTGGGCGTGGCCGTCGCCTCCGGTGTGCCGGCCGAACTCGGCCTGGTCACCGGCATCGTGGGCGGGCTCGTCACCGGATTCATGCGAGGCAGCAGCCTCCAGGTGTCCGGGCCCGCCGCCGGTCTGACCGTGCTGGTCTTCGAGGCGGTGCGGGAGTACGGGCTGCCCGCCCTCGGAGTCATCGTGCTCACCACCGGTGTCCTTCAAATCGCCATGGGCGTCCTGAAGTTGGGGCGCTACTTCCGGGCCATCTCGGTCTCGGTCGTCGAGGGCATGCTGGCCGGTATCGGACTCGTGCTGATCGCCGGGCAGTTGTACTCGGTGGCCGGGGCGAAGGCCCCCGCCTCGGGTCTCGACAAGATAGCCGAGCTGCCCGGCGCGCTCGTCGACGCCGTCGGGAGCACGAAGGCACTGGCCTCGCTCACGCTGGGTGCCGCCACCATCGCCGTCCTGGTGCTGTGGAAGCGGATGCCGGCCAAGGTCCGTACGGTGCCGGGTCCGTTGGCCGCCGTAGGACTGGCGACGCTCTCGGCGCTCGCGTTCGGGCTGCCGGTGGCGACCGTCGAAGTGCAGGGGCTGCTCGGCTCGTTGCAGCCGCCGCCGCTGAGTGCGTTCGGTGAGCTGGCGCGGGTCGGGGTGCTGGGCACGATCGTCGCGTTCACGTTGATCGCGTCCGCG from Streptomyces sp. NBC_01288 carries:
- a CDS encoding carbonic anhydrase, translated to MQPLIDNARTFGQRPEEFAKLAEGQSPQVLFITCSDSRVVPALITGARPGQLFELRTAGNIVPPYASGSPTSEEATIEYAVEVLGVQDVVVCGHSHCGAVGALVRGDDLAAVPAVRDWLAHAADDPAPSDTDDPTVAGAVQNHVLAQLLRLRSYPCVERRLADGRLRVHGWYYEVHTGAVLEHSADTDQFEAL
- a CDS encoding pyrimidine reductase family protein encodes the protein MRRLFPVTDETAAQASNGAPDARGADREWGLGELAEAYAYPAGSAPWLRANMVSTLDGAGQHEGRSQPISGDADMRIFGTLRALADVVVVGAETVRQEGYRPARARAEFAAARTRAGQGPAAVIAVVTASLDLDFSLPLFAAPLVPTLILTGAQAAPDRVAAAEKAGARVVVAGDGAGVDPARAVQALAELGHTRLLTEGGPRLLGQFVAAGVLDELCLTLSPMLVAGEAQRISGGPSVKVPQRFELVSLLEEAGFLFGRYRRS
- the murC gene encoding UDP-N-acetylmuramate--L-alanine ligase, whose translation is MAPGLPTAMDRPHFIGIGGAGMSGIAKILAQRGAKVAGSDAKDSPTADALRSLGATVHIGHAAEHLADDATCVVVSSAIRKDNPELARAAEVGIPVVHRSDALARLMDGLRPIAVAGTHGKTTTTSMLAVSLTELGLDPSYAIGGDLDAPGSNALHGDGEIFVAEADESDRSFHKYAPEVAIVLNVELDHHANYASMEEIYDSFQAFADRIVPDGTLVISADHEGARELTRRVSDSVKTVTYGEAEDADVRILSVVAQGLKSEVTVVLGGEELTFTVSVPGRHYASNAVAALAAGVALGIPAAELAPALAAYTGVKRRLQLKGEAAGVQVIDSYAHHPTEMTADLEAMRAAASSARLLVVFQPHLFSRTQELGKEMGQALALADASLVLDIYPAREDPIPGITSDLIIEAARAAGADVTPVRDKADVPEAVAGMAKPGDLVLTMGAGDVTDLGPRILDRLAK
- the msrB gene encoding peptide-methionine (R)-S-oxide reductase MsrB; this translates as MSYDVEKPDEEWRAELNPAEYAVLRQAGTEPAFVGEYTDTKTKGVYSCRACGAELFTSTEKFESHCGWPSFYDPKDTDAVELIQDRSHGMVRTEVRCARCGSHLGHVFEGEGYATPTDQRYCINSISLRLAPEGE
- a CDS encoding SulP family inorganic anion transporter, whose protein sequence is MNLRKNKKNNPKKTDGTTKFPYLRQDFAASLVVFLVALPLCVGVAVASGVPAELGLVTGIVGGLVTGFMRGSSLQVSGPAAGLTVLVFEAVREYGLPALGVIVLTTGVLQIAMGVLKLGRYFRAISVSVVEGMLAGIGLVLIAGQLYSVAGAKAPASGLDKIAELPGALVDAVGSTKALASLTLGAATIAVLVLWKRMPAKVRTVPGPLAAVGLATLSALAFGLPVATVEVQGLLGSLQPPPLSAFGELARVGVLGTIVAFTLIASAESLFSAAAVDRLHSGQRTEYDKELVAQGAGNALCGMLGALPMTAVIVRSAANVQAGARTKASRVLHGVWLLLFAALLPNVLAYIPIPALAGILVHAGAKLIPVREIVSLWREHRGEALILVVTALSIVAVSMFEGVLIGLALAVAKTAWEASHIKLEVVDKGAGPVQAYLSGNATFLRLPKILDSLEALPQDRPVELHLSGLHHLDHACRTALENWAERHSAAGTEPVKMTAVQVTAVK
- a CDS encoding sigma-70 family RNA polymerase sigma factor, producing MTEKPRSGPDAGVVTAACAGDRQALDHLLTQCLPLVYNIVGRALNGHADVDDVVQETLLRMVRGLPKLRDPAAFRSWLVAITIRQVRDREQIRAADRDRRAHLEDAEAITDPALDFAGLTILRLGLTEQRREVVEATRWLDPDDQELLSLWWLEETGELERAELAGALGLSDRHASVRVQRMKKQMEVSRVVVRALVAAPRCTELDETASTWDGTPSALWRKRFARHIRGCGVCQGLDEGLLPMDRLLSGLPLVAVPTGLDPARVLNAFMGEGGSSSPADQPVHSAHRGTRRRHGRRSGRSGRMGKQIVGGSAAVAVVVVAALVAPRLTGGSSSTTAVASPAPVVSVTPSPTPSASPSASPSPSPTPKAKPSPSPSKHTAAAPAHIASGAKKGVGVWSFGGVSQALAASGASWYYTWSTQHSGITTPSSGSFVPMIWGAKSVTDSSLAQAREYGPYLLGFNEPDMAQQSNMTVEQALELWPKLMAAGKILGSPAVAYGGDTAGGWLDRFMSGARAKGYRVDFITLHWYGGDFRTPQAVEQLKSYLAAVYARYHKPIWLTEYALIDFSQGTRFPSARQQADFVTASTKALDGLSYVQRYAWFGLGADPSKPSSGLFTDGTTTTAAGRAFQSAD
- a CDS encoding indole-3-glycerol phosphate synthase translates to MFTSVLMIEKALTSADVEFVTTLHGDETVSFHVLLQPRGDQADRLLRAIDDVALGELDEAAHERETPEGKDAAALGTQALEVSLTALHAAGSEAQGRLIEDHPLDALKTLVDEIGADEVIVLTDPHYVEEFFHRDWASRARHKVGVPVLKLFSHSKE
- a CDS encoding thaumatin family protein, translating into MARGRRRLGASPRRHRRGWWYVTAAAVATAATVLIAYSVWTPSGTGGTRATAHQDTAAHPTVSRSTSASPSPSSSPSRSASASPSPKTAASKKSTSKPTAKAVDPAPHPSTAPVGKRLITVVNRTPKTVWAIVTNTAVYPKGRRLAPGQSLSVTVANNWGGRIWGRTGCTSTAAGHCATGDCTSVCEGANPPTTLGEFTFDAYAGMDFYDVSMVDGSNLPMYINISHTTTVDPVSSSGCYKGVCTSDVDCPTAMRAVSGGQVVGCKPPCAAFGGDTYCCRGAWAGRDNCVPSKWPVDYTQVFKQAAPYAYSYAFDDGATMPCKGACYYKVTFGTTGS
- the zapE gene encoding cell division protein ZapE, with translation MSSSSAASGISPIADAAPLSLCTREPYVPADRLVAEMVPPPRFDSVRFATYIPDPNQPSQTEAVGVLEAFAAGLGGAHSAGTAKRGFLGFGKGKSAKTPAGPRGVYLDGGYGVGKTHLLASLWHATPAEPTLKAFGTFVELTNLVGALGFQKTVQTLSGHRLLCIDEFELDDPGDTVLVSTLLGKLVDAGVALAATSNTLPGKLGEGRFASVDFLREIQGLSAHFRSLRIDGDDYRHRGLPEAPAPFSDEQVTKAAYATPGASLDDFPHLLAHLAKVHPSRYGALTDDLKAVCLTDVQPIPDQSTALRLVVLADRLYDREVPVLASGLPFDRLFSEEMLNGGYRKKYFRAISRLTALARDAKGLVKTA